A single Petrotoga sp. 9PW.55.5.1 DNA region contains:
- a CDS encoding ABC transporter ATP-binding protein — translation MVSIANNVSLKVENLNSHVGEFKLKDISFELSAGNVLAILGPSGSGKTVLLRTLAGLNKTDSGTITFDNERIEKYSPRERKVGFVFQNYALFPHLDTKLNLGFPLYISGKKKKEVYSEAIKAAKELNGLPNYLELRPDELPEGIKQLIAFGREKLHDCKLLLLDEPLSQLDRKIHVEMRALLKKFIHELGKTTVIVFSDPEDALSVSDYLAIINDGEILQFGETFDVYKNPANLKSMELTSRLGLNTLDVEIKGEKYKLCFRPEEIEVKEKGFKAKIIESYIYDSTHDLVECEYEGKPIRLLVNKETPEEFFFIPTNPQYFEV, via the coding sequence ATGGTATCGATAGCTAACAATGTTTCTTTGAAGGTTGAAAATTTAAACTCCCATGTTGGAGAATTTAAATTAAAAGATATCTCTTTTGAATTATCCGCTGGAAATGTTTTGGCAATTTTAGGCCCTTCAGGATCAGGGAAAACAGTTCTTTTAAGAACTTTAGCAGGTTTAAACAAAACGGATTCTGGAACTATAACATTTGATAATGAGCGAATCGAAAAGTACTCACCTAGAGAAAGAAAAGTAGGGTTTGTTTTTCAAAATTATGCGCTTTTTCCACATTTAGATACAAAATTAAACCTAGGCTTTCCGTTGTACATCAGTGGCAAAAAGAAGAAAGAAGTATATTCAGAAGCGATAAAAGCTGCAAAAGAGCTTAATGGTCTGCCTAATTACTTAGAATTAAGACCTGATGAATTACCCGAAGGAATCAAACAATTAATTGCTTTTGGTAGAGAAAAATTACATGATTGTAAGTTGTTATTACTTGATGAACCGTTGAGTCAACTGGATAGAAAAATTCACGTTGAGATGAGAGCTTTACTAAAGAAATTCATTCACGAGTTAGGAAAAACTACAGTAATTGTTTTTAGCGATCCTGAGGATGCCTTATCAGTCAGTGACTATTTAGCAATAATCAATGATGGAGAAATATTACAATTTGGCGAGACGTTCGACGTTTACAAAAATCCAGCTAACTTAAAATCTATGGAGCTAACTTCCAGATTGGGGTTAAATACCCTAGACGTTGAAATCAAAGGTGAAAAATACAAACTATGTTTTAGACCAGAAGAAATAGAAGTTAAAGAAAAGGGTTTTAAAGCAAAGATCATTGAAAGCTATATATACGATTCAACTCATGATTTAGTAGAATGCGAATACGAAGGTAAACCCATAAGACTTTTAGTAAATAAAGAAACACCCGAAGAGTTCTTTTTTATACCAACAAATCCTCAATATTTTGAAGTATGA
- the era gene encoding GTPase Era, which produces MEDNNFKSGFVALAGKPNVGKSTLINALMGQKVVIVSEKPQTTRNRINCILTEANYQIVFVDTPGIHKPLKKIGEYMVNIAVNALKGVDVILFMIDATEGVRNSDLRVAEIVNKSKIPTILLINKIDLLKNRSKVKEMAEIIKGECSNIVETLEISAVTGENLSKLKECIINLLPTGPQYYPEDMITDKPSRFIIAELIREKIFLLTKEEIPHSSGVVVEELKERENGMLYVRAEIYVEKKSQKPIIIGKNGSMIKNIGQQARKDIEELFEKKVFLDLYVKVRDKWRDDKNILNNIMEYKMEEVKDK; this is translated from the coding sequence ATGGAGGATAATAATTTCAAAAGTGGTTTTGTGGCTTTAGCCGGAAAGCCCAATGTTGGGAAATCCACCTTGATAAATGCTTTAATGGGTCAAAAGGTAGTTATAGTTTCAGAAAAGCCCCAAACTACGAGAAATAGAATAAATTGTATTTTAACTGAAGCGAATTATCAAATTGTTTTTGTGGATACCCCAGGGATACACAAACCGTTAAAAAAAATTGGAGAATATATGGTTAATATTGCTGTTAACGCTTTAAAAGGCGTTGATGTAATTCTCTTTATGATAGATGCCACAGAAGGTGTTAGAAATTCAGACTTAAGAGTAGCTGAAATAGTTAACAAATCAAAAATTCCTACTATTTTATTAATTAACAAAATAGACCTTCTAAAAAATAGATCAAAAGTAAAAGAAATGGCAGAAATTATAAAAGGAGAATGTTCAAACATTGTTGAAACTTTGGAAATCTCTGCAGTAACTGGCGAAAATCTTTCAAAACTTAAAGAATGTATAATAAATCTCTTACCCACTGGCCCACAATATTATCCAGAGGATATGATTACTGATAAACCTTCAAGGTTTATAATCGCTGAATTGATAAGAGAAAAAATATTCCTTCTAACAAAAGAAGAAATTCCACATTCAAGTGGTGTGGTTGTTGAAGAATTAAAGGAAAGAGAGAACGGAATGTTGTATGTAAGAGCAGAGATATATGTCGAGAAGAAAAGTCAAAAACCAATTATAATTGGAAAAAATGGTAGTATGATAAAAAATATCGGCCAACAAGCCAGAAAGGATATAGAAGAACTCTTTGAAAAAAAGGTTTTTTTAGACCTGTATGTAAAAGTTCGCGATAAATGGCGCGATGACAAAAATATTCTAAATAATATTATGGAATATAAAATGGAAGAAGTAAAAGACAAATAA
- a CDS encoding ANTAR domain-containing response regulator: MKKLKIVIAEDEYIILMGMKNNLENLGYEVVGEATNGKELVKIVLEKSPDLIIADINLPVMDGLEALRYISQTKFVPSIIVSGYDDEELISKAKDIGVLGYLIKPIDESDLKAAIEIALSRFKDIKELKSELETTKEALESRKIIERAKGIVMERLQLSESEAMKFLQKKSRNSNKKIVDVANEIIEADKAFRLD, from the coding sequence ATGAAAAAATTAAAGATTGTTATCGCTGAAGATGAATATATTATTTTAATGGGGATGAAAAATAATTTAGAAAATTTAGGTTATGAAGTCGTAGGAGAGGCTACTAACGGCAAAGAGCTGGTAAAAATTGTTTTAGAAAAAAGCCCCGATTTAATAATAGCTGATATAAATTTACCTGTAATGGATGGTTTGGAGGCATTAAGATATATTTCTCAAACAAAGTTTGTCCCCTCAATTATCGTTAGCGGATATGATGATGAAGAATTAATAAGCAAAGCAAAAGATATAGGAGTGTTAGGATATCTGATTAAACCAATAGACGAATCTGATTTAAAAGCAGCAATAGAAATAGCCCTTTCTAGATTCAAAGATATAAAAGAGCTTAAAAGCGAGCTAGAAACCACAAAAGAAGCTTTAGAATCTCGAAAAATAATAGAAAGAGCGAAAGGAATAGTTATGGAACGATTACAGTTAAGTGAAAGCGAAGCTATGAAATTTCTTCAAAAGAAGAGCAGAAACTCAAATAAAAAAATAGTAGACGTTGCAAATGAGATTATAGAAGCAGACAAAGCTTTCAGATTAGACTAA
- a CDS encoding ATP-binding protein, whose protein sequence is MDPNTKVKNLTLEEKKNLAFVRAFSVNPDVVILYEPAENISLNSLMNLHSMIRKHKKEGKSVIYITKQWEDALKIADRMAILNDGEITEILSSDEVKNNPKKLINKIMGISFDDNTENREERQLIESVFEAAEYLSSEYELDDILNLLAKNAAKAMKADACSISLLDEETNTIIGKSFYKKDKNIYFVSNEEEILNLISDSEVYYFTKRDRGFEKFFKINKDIFSFICVPLYIRSRLSGIIQIYYKDFYLYSEEEIKYLETIAHQAALAIHDTRLMGNSVLLQESHHRIKNNLQSIISLMSLYKMSFKKDSQKNIDEMLDDLISKIKSIAAVHDLLSKDKLGRSIINLKEMIIQIIKFMKGTKDKTEFEYNLDNVFVSYSKASAIALVVNEIVTNSLKYAFSEKNKGKISVFCKYNNEKIQLVISDNGKGFPENFHLTTNNGLGLSIVYSIVTKQLGGKIKTENDEGAKVFIEIPFKKDKENIFEEKIEKV, encoded by the coding sequence TTGGATCCAAATACAAAAGTAAAGAATCTTACTTTAGAAGAAAAAAAAAATTTAGCATTTGTTAGGGCTTTTTCAGTGAACCCTGATGTAGTAATTTTATACGAACCGGCTGAAAATATTTCTTTAAATTCTTTGATGAATTTACATTCGATGATAAGAAAGCATAAAAAAGAAGGAAAAAGCGTAATTTACATAACCAAGCAGTGGGAAGATGCCTTAAAAATTGCGGATAGAATGGCAATATTGAATGATGGAGAAATAACAGAAATTTTAAGTTCAGATGAAGTAAAAAATAATCCTAAAAAGCTTATCAATAAGATAATGGGAATAAGCTTCGATGATAATACTGAAAATAGGGAAGAAAGACAATTAATAGAGTCAGTATTCGAAGCAGCTGAATATTTATCTTCAGAATACGAATTAGATGACATTTTAAATTTACTTGCAAAAAATGCTGCTAAAGCAATGAAAGCTGATGCTTGTAGTATATCTTTATTAGATGAAGAGACAAATACAATAATAGGAAAATCTTTTTACAAAAAAGATAAAAATATTTATTTTGTATCAAATGAAGAAGAAATCTTAAACTTGATAAGTGATTCGGAAGTTTACTATTTTACTAAAAGAGACAGAGGTTTTGAAAAGTTTTTCAAAATTAATAAAGATATTTTTAGCTTTATTTGTGTGCCTTTGTACATTAGATCAAGATTAAGCGGTATAATACAAATTTATTATAAAGATTTTTATCTATATAGCGAAGAGGAGATAAAATATTTAGAAACTATTGCTCATCAAGCCGCTTTAGCTATTCATGATACTCGACTAATGGGAAATTCTGTTCTCCTACAAGAAAGTCATCATAGAATAAAAAATAATTTACAATCAATTATTAGTTTAATGTCACTCTATAAAATGTCTTTCAAAAAAGATTCTCAAAAAAATATTGACGAAATGCTTGATGATTTGATTTCTAAAATAAAAAGTATAGCCGCTGTTCATGATTTACTATCAAAAGATAAGTTAGGAAGAAGTATAATTAACTTAAAAGAAATGATAATTCAGATTATAAAATTTATGAAAGGAACAAAGGATAAAACTGAGTTTGAATATAATTTAGATAATGTCTTTGTTTCATATAGTAAGGCATCTGCTATCGCACTTGTTGTGAATGAAATAGTTACCAACAGCTTAAAGTATGCTTTTTCTGAAAAAAATAAAGGAAAAATTTCAGTTTTTTGTAAATATAATAACGAAAAGATACAATTAGTAATCTCAGATAATGGTAAAGGATTTCCAGAAAATTTTCACCTCACAACAAATAATGGATTGGGATTGTCAATCGTATATTCAATAGTTACCAAACAATTAGGTGGAAAAATAAAGACTGAAAATGATGAGGGAGCAAAAGTATTCATAGAGATACCTTTTAAGAAAGATAAAGAAAATATTTTTGAAGAAAAAATTGAAAAAGTTTGA
- a CDS encoding ATP-binding cassette domain-containing protein, with amino-acid sequence MLEKILEIQNFYVKDQGVEVLKKFCVILHKEEVITIVGQDGSGKNAIIDGLIGNLPASGKLIHIGQILHFNLLDFKKNKIEIVDQKLRLFGNLTVSQNLFLHISFYRKFQFFYHWKDNNEQTKKNPKKFQSEIGSKYKSKESYFRRKKKFSIC; translated from the coding sequence ATGTTAGAAAAAATTTTAGAAATTCAAAACTTTTATGTAAAAGATCAAGGAGTAGAGGTTTTAAAAAAATTCTGTGTAATATTGCATAAAGAAGAAGTAATAACCATTGTTGGACAGGATGGTTCAGGTAAGAATGCGATTATAGATGGATTAATTGGTAACTTGCCAGCAAGTGGTAAATTGATTCATATTGGGCAAATCCTACATTTTAACTTACTTGATTTTAAAAAAAATAAGATTGAAATAGTTGATCAAAAATTGAGATTATTTGGAAATTTAACTGTTTCTCAAAATCTTTTTTTGCATATTTCTTTTTACAGAAAATTTCAATTTTTTTATCACTGGAAAGATAATAATGAGCAGACAAAAAAAAATCCTAAAAAGTTTCAATCTGAAATTGGATCCAAATACAAAAGTAAAGAATCTTACTTTAGAAGAAAAAAAAAATTTAGCATTTGTTAG
- a CDS encoding ABC transporter substrate-binding protein, with amino-acid sequence MKKGLLVVILTALFSLVAFSEVELKTVAFTCQDLGNPFFKLMGDAVTQAAKDIGGENVRVLVASADNDLNKQFTQIDDFIIAGAQIIVLNAADSAGIAPAVRRAKEAGVIVIASDVSAEGGVNYTLTSNNYQAGYIVAEYIAEKLEGKGNVVAIIGDPVSASLDRKKGFDDVMSKYPDLNVLSDSQNGKGRRELSMILMSDLLTAFPHIDAVWAVNDPTAIGAELAIKQSGRANEIFVVGVDGSPEVVAAMKEGGSIIEATAAQDPWYMAYHAVEVGWQILNGNIPEEKIELVPVQLVTKEDVLSGKYTGWPVPEQYK; translated from the coding sequence GTGAAAAAAGGTCTATTAGTTGTAATTCTAACTGCATTGTTTAGTTTAGTAGCTTTTAGTGAAGTAGAACTAAAAACAGTTGCTTTCACTTGTCAAGATTTAGGAAATCCTTTTTTTAAACTAATGGGAGATGCTGTAACTCAAGCAGCAAAAGATATCGGAGGTGAAAACGTTCGGGTGTTAGTTGCTTCTGCTGACAATGATTTAAACAAACAATTTACGCAGATAGATGATTTTATAATTGCAGGAGCTCAAATAATAGTTTTAAACGCAGCAGATAGTGCGGGAATTGCGCCGGCAGTAAGAAGGGCGAAAGAAGCAGGTGTAATTGTTATAGCATCTGATGTAAGTGCTGAAGGTGGGGTGAATTATACATTAACTAGTAATAACTACCAAGCTGGCTATATTGTAGCAGAATACATAGCTGAAAAACTTGAAGGCAAGGGAAATGTTGTTGCCATTATAGGGGATCCTGTTTCAGCTTCTTTAGATAGAAAAAAAGGATTTGATGATGTTATGTCTAAATATCCCGACTTAAATGTTTTATCTGACTCACAAAATGGTAAAGGCAGAAGAGAATTGAGCATGATCCTTATGTCTGATCTATTAACTGCTTTTCCACACATTGATGCAGTATGGGCAGTTAATGATCCTACTGCAATTGGTGCAGAACTTGCTATAAAGCAGTCTGGAAGAGCTAATGAAATCTTTGTGGTTGGAGTTGACGGATCTCCTGAAGTTGTTGCAGCCATGAAAGAAGGAGGAAGTATTATTGAAGCTACAGCTGCTCAGGACCCATGGTATATGGCTTATCACGCTGTTGAAGTTGGATGGCAAATATTAAACGGCAACATACCAGAAGAAAAAATTGAATTAGTCCCCGTTCAACTTGTTACCAAAGAAGATGTTTTGAGTGGAAAATATACTGGTTGGCCTGTTCCTGAACAATACAAATAA
- a CDS encoding sugar ABC transporter ATP-binding protein — MEQNKVLIEIRKVSKQFPGVRALKSVSFNIMEGEIHCIVGENGAGKSTLMKILGGVETMTSGEILVGKKSVKFNNVGEALKSGIVLISQELNIAANMKAYENIFMGNELNEHGILSIKEMKEVSNNLLRSLGAEFPVEVYAEELSVAEQQQIEIARALHYNSKILIMDEPTASLSEKETEKLFNVMKELKKKNITIIFISHRLSEVMKIADSVTVLRDGEYIGTLQKDKLEEEQIVKWMVGRTLKDYYYHKYNDKLPDKEYITFKNYSDNKKVFDVSFSAKKGEILGIAGLVGAGRTELFNLIFGINKKTSGKLFLNGKELFIKNPYNAIENGLGYIPEDRKKQGLFLELSVAFNLTINIMDTELISKYNIISKKKMIEEASRIVNLRNIKTPDSNREVKYLSGGNQQKVLLSRWLATEPDVIFLDEPTKGIDVGAKSEIYELIGELSIKGVTIIFISSELPEIIGLSQRILIMHNGKISGELTEKKDFTQENILKYAAGLK; from the coding sequence ATGGAACAGAATAAAGTCTTAATTGAGATAAGGAAAGTATCCAAACAATTTCCTGGAGTGAGAGCTTTAAAATCTGTTTCTTTCAATATAATGGAAGGAGAGATTCATTGTATTGTTGGAGAAAATGGAGCAGGAAAATCAACACTTATGAAAATTCTTGGTGGGGTTGAAACAATGACTTCAGGGGAAATTTTAGTAGGTAAAAAGTCTGTGAAATTTAACAATGTTGGAGAAGCACTGAAAAGTGGAATAGTACTTATTAGCCAAGAATTAAATATTGCTGCTAATATGAAAGCGTATGAAAATATTTTTATGGGAAATGAATTAAATGAACACGGGATTCTTTCTATTAAAGAAATGAAAGAAGTTTCGAATAACTTGTTGAGAAGTTTGGGTGCCGAATTTCCAGTAGAAGTGTATGCTGAAGAACTAAGTGTCGCTGAGCAACAGCAAATTGAAATTGCAAGAGCTTTGCATTATAATAGCAAAATACTAATAATGGATGAACCAACAGCATCTCTATCGGAAAAGGAAACAGAAAAGCTTTTTAATGTAATGAAAGAATTGAAGAAAAAAAACATTACTATTATTTTTATAAGTCATAGACTTTCAGAAGTTATGAAAATAGCAGATTCTGTAACAGTCTTAAGAGATGGAGAGTATATAGGGACATTGCAAAAAGATAAACTGGAAGAAGAACAGATAGTTAAATGGATGGTTGGAAGAACTTTAAAAGATTATTATTATCATAAATATAATGATAAATTACCAGATAAAGAATATATTACATTTAAAAATTACTCCGATAATAAAAAGGTATTTGACGTTTCTTTTTCTGCTAAAAAGGGAGAAATATTAGGCATTGCAGGATTGGTTGGAGCAGGGCGTACTGAGCTTTTTAACTTAATATTTGGGATTAATAAAAAAACTAGTGGCAAGTTATTTTTAAATGGCAAAGAATTATTTATAAAAAATCCGTATAATGCAATTGAAAATGGTTTGGGGTATATTCCAGAGGACAGAAAAAAACAAGGTTTGTTTTTAGAATTATCTGTTGCATTTAACTTAACGATTAATATCATGGATACTGAATTAATATCAAAATATAATATTATAAGTAAAAAGAAAATGATTGAAGAAGCAAGTAGAATCGTAAACTTAAGAAATATAAAGACTCCAGATAGTAATAGAGAAGTTAAATATTTATCAGGAGGGAATCAACAAAAAGTATTATTATCTCGATGGTTGGCAACAGAGCCAGATGTTATTTTTTTAGATGAACCCACAAAAGGAATAGATGTCGGAGCCAAGAGTGAAATTTATGAGTTAATTGGTGAATTAAGTATTAAAGGAGTAACAATTATATTTATATCAAGTGAGTTGCCAGAAATTATAGGCCTTTCTCAACGAATTCTTATTATGCATAACGGAAAGATAAGTGGAGAGTTAACAGAGAAAAAAGATTTTACACAAGAAAATATACTTAAATATGCTGCAGGACTTAAATAA
- a CDS encoding ribose ABC transporter permease — protein MEEKNLKKSENNIVKDRVKTVMRDFGILPILIVVIIIFALMSPNFATFSNTMNILRATSINLVVAVGMTFVILTGGIDLSVGSTAALAAVVALKVSLTPSAILSVPTALLIGAGAGLINGLLVAYVGIPPFIATLGAMTYLRGASFLLANGVSIINSNLNFAWIGNGYLGPIPWLAVIALLAVFIGAWISKKTVYGMRIYAVGGNLEAAKYTGIKTKRILMSVYIISGLASALAGIMIASRMYSANGLIGQGYELDAIAAVIIGGTSFTGGKGTLVGTLFGAILMGVLNNWMTLMGISYYWQQVVRGSVIVIAVIVDTLRTKYSRS, from the coding sequence ATGGAAGAAAAAAATTTAAAAAAGAGTGAAAATAATATAGTTAAAGACCGAGTAAAAACTGTTATGAGGGATTTTGGGATTTTACCAATTTTAATAGTGGTAATAATTATTTTTGCTTTAATGTCTCCTAATTTTGCAACTTTCTCTAATACTATGAATATCTTAAGAGCTACTTCAATTAATTTGGTAGTTGCTGTAGGGATGACTTTTGTTATTTTAACGGGGGGAATTGATTTGTCGGTAGGATCAACGGCGGCTTTAGCAGCAGTTGTTGCTCTTAAGGTTTCATTGACTCCTTCTGCAATTTTATCTGTTCCCACGGCTTTATTAATAGGAGCAGGAGCAGGTTTGATAAACGGACTTTTAGTTGCCTATGTGGGTATTCCTCCGTTTATTGCTACTCTTGGAGCCATGACTTATCTTAGAGGGGCTTCTTTCCTTCTAGCAAATGGTGTTTCTATTATAAATAGCAATCTAAATTTTGCTTGGATAGGGAATGGTTATTTAGGTCCAATACCTTGGTTAGCAGTGATCGCACTTCTTGCAGTTTTTATAGGTGCTTGGATATCAAAAAAAACTGTATATGGTATGAGAATATATGCAGTAGGAGGCAATTTAGAAGCTGCTAAATATACAGGAATAAAGACAAAAAGAATTTTAATGTCTGTTTACATTATAAGTGGTTTAGCTAGCGCTCTTGCTGGTATAATGATCGCGAGTAGAATGTATAGTGCAAATGGTTTAATTGGTCAAGGATATGAATTAGATGCTATTGCAGCAGTTATTATAGGAGGAACAAGTTTTACGGGAGGAAAAGGAACTCTTGTAGGGACACTTTTTGGAGCTATACTTATGGGAGTATTGAATAACTGGATGACATTAATGGGAATTTCCTATTATTGGCAACAAGTCGTTAGAGGCTCAGTAATTGTAATAGCTGTTATAGTTGATACTTTAAGAACAAAATATTCCAGAAGTTGA
- a CDS encoding carbohydrate kinase family protein, whose protein sequence is MKISGVGCWIVDYIYKDINFLDFSTKKYASKDGKNGIIIGEANLVNELENYFNESINHIINDISKGQKPIKRLGGVAIIATIGASQLLYDFKDIDFYYYANIPDTTIGKYVYDTLKNTPLSLEHIQIKKGQDTLTYILCEKEKNGESSRTFIGSPHIHPSTALKVQQLSNDFFLSDINYFGHIAWEYIVNNDFSYILKKCKKNKNITIVSTASDASMRNKKRWILGDSDDVYNFIDFIIMNKSEALHYSGGNDLYDALKFFKSFPIEGILITDGTNPTYIYSRGNMSFPFEGFIPIAEDIINDKERGILSKGDTVGCGDNFVSGVIASIALQLTNNNKQIDLKEAGILGNINGALASTIHGGFYEENIQGERKKIVENYYYKYKIKNE, encoded by the coding sequence ATGAAAATATCTGGAGTTGGATGTTGGATAGTTGATTATATTTATAAAGATATTAACTTTTTAGATTTTTCAACGAAGAAATACGCTAGTAAAGATGGTAAAAATGGTATTATAATTGGCGAAGCTAATCTTGTTAATGAACTGGAGAATTATTTTAATGAATCTATAAATCACATTATAAATGATATATCAAAAGGTCAAAAACCTATCAAAAGATTAGGCGGAGTAGCAATTATTGCAACAATAGGGGCTTCACAATTACTATACGATTTTAAAGATATAGATTTTTATTATTATGCTAATATTCCCGATACTACTATAGGAAAATACGTGTATGACACATTAAAAAATACCCCCCTTTCTTTGGAGCACATTCAAATTAAAAAAGGACAAGATACCTTAACTTATATACTTTGTGAAAAAGAAAAAAATGGAGAATCTTCTCGTACTTTCATCGGTTCTCCTCACATCCATCCTTCAACAGCTTTAAAAGTACAACAGCTTAGCAATGATTTTTTTTTGAGTGATATTAATTATTTTGGTCATATAGCTTGGGAATATATAGTAAATAATGACTTTTCTTATATTTTAAAAAAATGTAAAAAAAATAAAAATATTACAATTGTTAGTACTGCAAGTGATGCGTCAATGAGAAATAAAAAAAGATGGATTTTGGGTGATTCTGATGATGTATACAATTTTATTGATTTTATCATTATGAATAAATCGGAAGCGCTTCATTATAGTGGAGGGAATGATTTATATGATGCTTTAAAATTTTTTAAGTCTTTTCCAATAGAAGGAATACTAATTACTGACGGTACAAACCCAACATATATTTACAGTAGAGGAAATATGTCTTTTCCATTTGAAGGATTTATTCCTATAGCTGAGGATATCATTAACGATAAAGAGAGAGGCATACTTTCAAAAGGAGATACTGTAGGATGTGGAGATAATTTTGTAAGTGGTGTAATTGCTTCAATTGCTTTACAATTGACGAACAATAACAAGCAAATAGATTTAAAAGAAGCCGGTATATTAGGAAATATAAATGGAGCTCTTGCTTCAACAATTCACGGAGGATTTTATGAAGAAAATATACAAGGAGAAAGAAAAAAGATTGTTGAAAATTATTACTACAAATATAAAATTAAAAATGAATAA
- a CDS encoding class II fructose-bisphosphate aldolase translates to MAIVNLREVLTDANKRNYAVGCFNTINYESVRGVLEAAEETRSPVIIGIAESQLVDVDLFSIMNIMTYEAKRFSIPIVIHLDHGTTFETIRRAIELGCSSVMYDGSSLPLEENIKNTKKIVEYAASLNVFVEAEVGEMGSETKEISLERAEETDLLLALEFVKHVTVDALAVSFGTRHGITSETPKLNIKLLEEIHKKLNIPLVMHGGSGLRQEDYKCVIKNGIRKINYFSYGYLEVANKIRNLINKSPSILYDKISYFSKEAFKEVYKEVMKMFECAGKA, encoded by the coding sequence ATGGCTATTGTTAATTTAAGAGAAGTATTAACAGACGCAAATAAAAGGAATTATGCAGTGGGATGTTTTAATACAATAAATTATGAATCAGTACGAGGAGTTCTTGAAGCAGCAGAAGAAACTAGATCTCCAGTAATAATTGGTATTGCCGAATCTCAACTTGTTGATGTGGACCTTTTTTCCATTATGAATATTATGACTTATGAAGCAAAAAGATTTTCAATCCCCATAGTTATTCATCTTGACCATGGGACTACTTTTGAAACAATAAGAAGAGCTATAGAATTGGGGTGTAGCTCTGTTATGTATGATGGTTCTTCTTTGCCTTTAGAAGAAAATATAAAAAATACCAAAAAAATTGTTGAATACGCAGCGTCCTTAAATGTGTTTGTAGAAGCCGAAGTTGGCGAAATGGGGAGTGAAACTAAAGAGATTTCACTTGAAAGAGCAGAAGAAACAGATTTATTATTGGCATTAGAATTTGTAAAACATGTTACTGTAGACGCTTTGGCAGTATCTTTTGGTACAAGGCACGGTATAACCAGCGAAACCCCAAAGCTGAATATAAAATTATTGGAAGAAATTCATAAAAAATTGAACATTCCTTTAGTAATGCACGGAGGATCAGGGCTAAGACAAGAAGATTATAAATGTGTTATAAAAAATGGGATTAGAAAAATCAATTATTTTAGTTATGGATATTTAGAAGTTGCAAACAAAATACGAAACTTAATAAACAAAAGTCCTTCTATTTTGTATGATAAAATTTCCTATTTTTCAAAAGAAGCATTTAAAGAAGTTTACAAAGAAGTAATGAAAATGTTTGAATGTGCAGGGAAGGCTTGA